AACCACAGCGTTTGCCGGGTGATTGTGTAGGTTCCGGATACGCCTGCCAACGGAATACCGTTGAATGACTTGACTGTTCCGCTTACTTCTACCGGATGACCCGCCTCGTACTGACCATCAAATTTTTCGAACGCAATGTGGAATCCAGGACGCCGGTAAGTCTCTACCCGAAACGACTGATATCCATCGGATGTTCTCAGCGTAAAATTGCCCGCTAAACTACTGGTCGGTAAACGAAACTGACCGGTCGCACTACCGAACCGATCTGTCAGGATTTTCAGTGAATCGATCACCTGGTTATGTGCATCACGCAGAAATACCACCATTGGTTTTCCGGCAACCGCGCGGGCCGTATCGCCATGCGTCCGGAAAGTAATGGCTTTGAATAAAACTGTCTGTCCCGGACGATAGATAGACCGATCGGTGAAAAACCAGGTCTTCTCTTTTGTTGTCTCGGTTTGTTTATGGTAATATGGCTTACGCCAACGCAGACTCAACGTATCAGCTAACGAACGAACCTGTACCAAATTGCCTTCACCCGTCCAAAGCGCTCTGCCCTTATTGTCCGTTTTGATTGAAGATTTATTGAGTTGTTCTCCGTTTAAATTTCGTATACTCAATTCGGCTCCGGCAACAGCTTCTCCGTTCGATTGCCGGCGGACCGAGAAAACGGTTCCGGCATCGACTAGCTGCTGTTCCACATACATCCGGGAAACCGTTAGCGGGGAAAGGCTTTCACAGCCGTCGCCATCAATCTGCAGCACATAAACTCCAGCCTCTAATGGTTTCAGGAGCAACTCGGTGCTATGCGAACGCAAATCACTATCAGGTACGAGCGTATATTTTTCTTGCTGAATAACCGGACTACCAAGTAGCTTCGAGGAATCTTTACGGCTTTTCAACTGCCCGTATTGTAGAAAATAGGTTTGGAAAAGTTTCTGATTGATTTTGTGGATGGAAACCTTCACACTTTTCAAATTCTGGTAATCCAATTTTATGGCAAATGGGAAACCGGGCCTCACGACTGGTTCGGATTGTGTGGATAGCTGCGGCCGTCGGAGTTGCTGAAGACTATTGAAGCTTCTCTTGCCCGCTTCTGTTTCAGGGAATTTTTTCCAGGTTTTTTCATACAACCTGGCCGCTTTCAGCCAATCCATTCGATGCTCAACTGTTTGCGGAACATTTTCCCGAAACTTTCCTCCCCGCATCTGGTAAAAATCTGCTTCCGCTCCCCAAACATCTGCCAACAGGTCGGAGTGAACAACGGTTTTTTCCAGTCCATGTATCTCATTCAAAAACAAACGATCAGTATTCTCAAGCGAAGATTCCTGGTAGGTGAATTTAATCCGGTCGAGCCGGGCATAGAACAACGCCACTGAATCTCCGTCTTGTTGGTGGTATCTTTCGAGTAGCCGGTACAGGATGATCGAGTGATCGTAATAGCTCAATGGCGATTTTCGGTCAATAATCACTTCCCCCGGTTTTCTTAACCACAAAGTGGACTTCTGATAAAGCGGTAATGGCCGGGGGACGGGTTGAGTATACATACTACCGTCCTGATAAAAGTTCAATGCTTTCCGGACCACCAAATCCAGCAATGTAGGCGTTCGATCCCAGGCCACTTTTTCTCCGAAAATAAGTGATTGCCAGTCCCTGGCAGGAATTTTCGCCAGACTGTCGGGATACTGCAATGCCTCATTAAAACACTGATGGATTTGATCCGCAAAAAAACGAGCATCCCACGTGTTGATATCGGTAGAATCTACTCCCCCACTGACCCTGTCAAGAATTTTCCAGCGATTATCCCGATATACCTTATGTAGATACCTACCTTCAAATGCCTTCAGTACAGCTCTTCCGGGCACACTTAATTTCTCATATTCTTTTTGCCAGATTGGCAACGGATTTTCCGGCAGAGAATCCTTCATCGTAAAAAATTGAAGCGCCGCAAAAGCCTTCACCCGTTCCTGAACATTGTTCTCTTTGACTGCCTGAGTGGCAATCTCCTCTATTATTTTTTTTATGGATTCTGGCTTTCGGATATTCGCCAGCGAATCAGCTTCCGCCCATTTTTCCCGGTAGGAAAACTGTTTTGTGGCAGCCTGAGTTGTTGAAAATAGTGAGATGAGTAATAAAGCAAGGAGTAATCGGCAGGTCATTTTCATTGGTTACATTTATTTTGGTTGAATGGATTCCTTTTTGCTACACCAAACAAATTTGGTACCAGAAAGCTCAATAATATTTGAATTTGCCGGAATGAAAAGGCGTTAAAACTGATTTTTGATGATAAATAAGACGAAGCATCTGTTATTGGCAGCAATATAAAACGTAATTTACCAGTAATTTCAATTAAACATACGCAATCGACACTCACTTTTTTAGAATGCCGTTTGAAAAGCCTAATTTTGTGAACAAAATTTTTCGTCCATGATGAAATCGATGACCGGCTACGGAAAAGCCGAATGCGAACTACCTAACAAGAAGATTACCATTGAGGTAAAATCGCTGAACAGCAAGCAACTTGATATCAACACCCGGATACCAGGACTATACAAAGAGAAAGATATTTCCATCCGGAAATTAATATCCGATATACTCGGCCGCGGGAAAGTGGAATTCAGCATGTATCTTGAATCGCTTGGCGAAGAGAGCAATGCGACCATTAATGGCGCTGTAGTACGCGACTACTACCAGCAACTTAATTCCGTCAGGAAAGAGCTCGGGATCGATGAAAGTCAATCGTTGCTCGACATTGTGATGCGTCTTCCGGATACGGTAAAAGTGGAACGCGAAGAACTGGATGAAGAGGAATGGAAACAGATTATCGCTAAAGTGAAAAAAGCGCTTCTTAACCTCGATGAATTCAGAATACAGGAAGGTGATGCGCTATACAAAGACATCGAGGCAAACATTCAGAATATTCAGAATCTGCTTCCTGATGTTGAGCCTTTTGAGAAAGAGCGCCTCAACAAAGTGAAAGAGCGCATTCTGGATAATCTGAAAGAGCTGGAAGCTTCGGATTCAGTGGATAACAACCGGTTGGAACAGGAAATGATTTACTACCTGGAAAAGCTGGATATTAACGAAGAGAAAGTCCGGCTGGCCAACCATTGTATTTATTTCCTGGAAACCATGAAACTGAATGAACCGGTTGGAAAAAAGCTGGGATTCATCGCGCAGGAAATTGGTCGCGAGATCAACACCATGGGCTCCAAGGCAAATCATGCTGAAATACAGAAGATTGTTATTCAGATGAAAGACTCGCTGGAACGGGTGAAAGAACAGACGCTGAACGTATTATAAATTCCGGAAGAGCGATTATTGGAAAATGAAGAAAGGCAAACTGATTATATTCTCAGCACCGTCCGGTTCGGGCAAAACGACTATTGTAAAACACCTGCTCACCTGTCCGTTCGATTTTGATTTTTCGATTTCAGCAACCACCCGTCAACCCAGAAACGGAGAGACCGACGGAAAGGATTATTATTTCCTTTCGGTTGATGAATTCAAGTCGAAACTGGAAGCTGATGAATTTCTCGAATGGGAGGAAGTTTATGCCGGCAGTTATTACGGTACCCTGAAAAGCGAAGTGGAACGCATCCGCGAAAAAGGACACCACGTTCTGTTTGACGTAGATGTAGTTGGCGGAACAAACATTAAGAAATTTTATGGCGACGAAGCACTGGCCGTGTTTGTCAAACCACCCAGTGTTGAGGAGTTGGAGAAACGACTCGTCGCCCGCTCAACCGATAGTCCGGAAGTGATTGCCGAGCGGGTGGCCAAAGCCAAGCATGAATTGACTTACGCCAAATACTTCGATTACATTCTGGTGAACGACGAGCTGCAAACTGCATTCAAAGAAGCAGAAGAGACGGTGAGGGCTTTTCTGGAAAAATAATCCGGACCGATGAAAATTACACTCTACTTTGGTTCCTTCAACCCCATTCACAAAGGACATCTTGCGGTTGCCCAGAAGGTGCTCGATGAAAAAATGTCCGATGAACTTTGGCTGGTTGTTTCTCCTCAGAATCCGTTGAAAGAAGAGGAGGCGCTCTGGCCGGAAGCGGATCGGTTGGCCATGGTTCAACTGGCCATTGAAGGAAAAGATGGAATTAAAGCATCGGACTATGAGTTTCACCTGCCCCGTCCATCGTACACTTATCAAACTCTTTTGCGGTTGAAACAAGATTTTCCTCAACACTCGTTCAACGTACTGATTGGCGGAGACAACCTCGAAGCATTTGACCATTGGCGTGACCACCGGAAAATCCTCGATGAATTTGGGCTGATCGTTTATCCCCGACCGGGTTACGAAAACGAAGAACTGGCAAATCACCCGAACGTAACACTACTCAATGCTCCACTCCTGGATATTTCTTCTACCGAAATCAGGGAGCGCTTAAGCCAGGGACTATCACTGGTTCCGCTGGTTCCTAAAAGTGTTGCGGACTACATCCTTTCCGGCAATTTCAGCTAAAGAAAAAAGCCACACCATAATTGGCGTGGCTTCCTTTTGTATCTGAATGAACTTGTTAATCGAAAGACTGCATTCGACTCAAATCATTTTACTTCTTCTTAGAAATAGTAAGTGAAACCAAGGTTGATACCCTGCTTGCTGTAAGGTGAAGTAGTCGACAATGCTTCGTTGGCATTTACCGGATTACCGCTCTGGTCTACCTGAATTTTGTCTTTGTAATTAACCACTTTCGGTTCATAAGAACTCAATGCATCGTTTCCATTAACGACATACTTGGTCATTTCAGACTTCTTCCGCTTGATGTTCAGGTAAACACCTTCAATTTCGGTAAATACCGAAAGCTTGTCGTTCAGCTTATATTCCACACCCAAAACACCTTTGAAACCCAAAGAGAATTTTCCGTACATCTTTTGCTCTGCATTTACTTCAACCGGAATCATTTGAGTCTGATCGGCAGGATTCGGCATGTACTGAGTCACATCAGCATTCACCATTGAGTATCCACCCACAGGCAATACAAAGCCTACTTTGGTATAAACCGAGAATTTTTTCGAGTGCCCCGTACTCATAATAATGGTCGGTGCAACACGATATTGACGAGTGTATACATCAATATTCTGCATAATCACGTTGGGTACATTGTAATCGGCAACAGTTACTGTCTTACCAATAAGATAAGTGAAATCAACTTCTGCACCAATGTTATCATTCAGGTAATAACCAGCAGAAATTCCGACAGGAATACCGGCACCAATCGAAGTGTAGATCTGCTCCTGGTAGCCATCAGCTGTAACTTTTCCCTGGCCTAAATCGACATAATAACCATCTTTGGATACTCCCCATCCGTATCCGCCTCGAGCTTTGAGGTAAAAATTCTGTGCTGAAAGTGACTGGCCGATGCCCATCACCATCAAAGCAATTGCGATAGTTTTCAGTAATTTCATTTGCTTATTTTTTGAACGTAAATGGTCTGTTAAACTTTTCGCCTATTCAGAATGAATCCATGCAACTATCTGATAATGCGAACTATTTAAACGATTAAGTAATGTTAAAAGTGGCGTGAAAGTAGAAACAAAATATTAATTAGCAAAACATAACTCACTGCCATTCAGATTTTTAGAATATTAGGTTTAAAAATTCTAAAATTAAGTTAAAAACCAGCATCTGTTTTTTGTTTGGAGCACAATTACTTAAGATTCCATACAAATCGAAACATTACAATATTTAGATGTGAAAAAAATTGCTATTATAAAACATAAGAAACGCATCAAGTGTATTTTTAACGCTATTTACTCATGATTCCCTTTCTTTGTAAAAGATGAAAAAGAAGAACAAAAAGCAGGGAGGTTCATCCGGTCAGAACCGGAAAACCAGCGAAGATTTTCTCGAAAAGAATGTGAAGAAACCGGAAATTAACGTGACAGAATCCGGACTACAATATGAAATTATTAAGGAGGGCGAGGGAACAGTACCCGATCCCGATGGCTATGTGAAAGTCCATCAACGGGCTATACTGGTTGGCGGCAAGATACTTGACGATACTTACAAGAACAACGAGCCGATGGAGTTCAGGCTAAAGGATACCATCGACGGTTACCAGGAAGGATTGATGATGATGAGAACCGGAAGTCGGTACAAGTTGTATATCCCTCCGGAACTGGCCTGGGGAAAGCGGGGCTCAGGCGGAAGAATTGGCCCAAATGCCGTCGTGATTTTTGATGTATCGCTTCTTGAGTGTTGGTAGGGGTTTTATAAAAAGAAAAAACCCGAACAAAATGCCCGGGCTGATTCTATTGTATCAAGTTTAAACGGTGTGCACTGTTTCCATATTCTTCTGCCCCACCCCAATGGCTTCGAGGTTGAGTGGAATCAGTTTGTGGTGCCTTTCGGGAAGTGATTTCTCCAATCCCTTTTCAACCTTCTCCATCGGAAAGATAGGCTTCACTTTTAAGTAAGCGCCCATCACAATCATATTGAATGTTTTGGGATTACCCATTTCAGCTGCCAAACGCGCTCCTTCCACCTTGTAAACATTGATATCCTTACGTGTGGGTGGATGAACGATTCCGTTCGGATCGTACAACAATACGCCGCCTGGCTTTACCTGCTTTTCAAATTTATCCAGCGATTGCTGGTTCAGAATAATGGCGGTATCGAATTCGTGCAGAATGGGAGAACTGATGCGTTCGTCACTGATGATAACAGACACGTTGGCTGTTCCACCCCGCATTTCAGGTCCATATGAAGGAAACCAGGTTACTTCCTGGTCCTGCATAACACCGGAATACGCCAGGATTTTCCCCATGGAAAGAACGCCTTGTCCACCGAATCCGGCTATAATGATTTCTTCAGTCATTTTTTGATTTTTTGGTTCGGTAATCAATTAAACATTCATTTTCAACGCTTCCGGATCTTCTTTTTCTCCGTCTTTCAAATCTCCCAGCGGATAGAACGGAAACATGTGTTCTTCCATCCATTCGTTGGACTCAACCGGAGAAATTTTCCATCCTGAATTACAGGTGGCAACTACTTCCACGAAAGCAGTTCCCTTTTTGTTGGCCTGCACTTCAAATGCTTTCCGGATGGCTTTTTGGGTTTTCCGAACGGCTGCCGGCGTCTGAACACTCTGACGGGTCACATACGCTGCACCAGGCAACTGGGCAATCAACTCGGTAATTTTCAGCGGGTATCCGTTCAGATCGACATTACGACCATGAGGCGTTGTGGCCGTAACCTGACCAACCATCGTTGTAGGAGCCATCTGACCACCGGTCATTCCGTAAATAGCGTTATTAATAAACACCATCACGATATTCTCACCACGGTTAACCGCGTGCATGGTTTCAGCAGTACCAATCGCTGCCAGGTCGCCGTCGCCCTGATAACTGAAGACGAACTTATTCGGGAAGACCCGCTTCACACCAGTAGCCACTGCCGGTGCACGACCGTGAGCTGCTTCGTGCCAGTCGATATCGATGTAATTGTAGGCAAAAACTGAGCAACCTACCGGTGAAACACCGATGGTGTCTTCCTGAATGCCCATCTCATCAATCACTTCGGCAATAATTTTGTGCACTACACCATGGCTGCAGCCCGGACAATAGTGCATCACTTTATCCGTCAATACAGGAGATTTCTGGTAAACCAAATTCTCCGGCTTGATGATATTCTGTATATTTTCTGCTACTTCTGCCATGGTTTATCCTCCTATCAATTTTTGTTCAAGAGCCTTTTCTACTTCGTCAGGTGAAGGAATGATGCCTCCCATTCGTCCGTAATACTCAACCGGAACCTTACCATTTACAGCCAGGCGAACATCTTCCACCATCTGTCCGGCATTCATCTCAACCGAGAGGAATCCGTTCACGCGTCCGGCCATTTTTTTGATTTCTTCCGTTGGGAACGGGAATAGGGTAATCGGACGAAGCAAACCGACTTTGTGACCTTTTGCGCGGGCCAGTTGCACAGTCTTTTGACAAACACGTGCAGCCGAACCAAAGGCAACAATCACGTAGTCAGCATCGTCGCAATCGATGGCTTCGAAGCGTACCTCGTTCTCCTGAATCTTCTGATATTTTGCCTGAAAACGAATGTTGTTCCGTTCCATCTTATCTGATTCCAGCTCAAGCGAAGTAATGATATTCTGCTCGCGATCGGGGCTTTTTCCAATAGCCGCCCAACTTCCCGAAATCTCTTTTACTTCTTCGTCTGTCCAACGAGGCTTGTAATCTGCCAGTTCTACTTTTTCCATCATCTGACCAATCGCTCCATCTGACAGAATCATCACCGGATTACGGTATTTAAACGCCAGTTCGAAACTCAGGTCAACAAAATCGTTCATCTCCTGAACTGATGCAGGCGCCAACACAATCAACCGGTAGTCTCCATGGCCACCACCTTTGGTTGCCTGGAAATAATCGGCTTGCGAAGGCTGAATGGTTCCCAAACCGGGACCACCGCGCTGCACATTCACAATTAAACAAGGTAATTCAGCACCGGCGAGATAGGAAATTCCTTCTGCCATCAGGCTGATACCGGGACTTGACGAGGAAGTCATTACTTTCTTTCCTGAGCCGGCAGCCCCATAAACCATGTTAATCGAAGCCACCTCACTTTCGGCCTGAAGGACCACCATACCAGTTTCATCCCAGGGACGACGGTTCATCAGGGTTTCCATAACTTCGGATTGCGGGGTAATAGGATATCCGAAATAACCGTCACATCCACAACGGATGGCAGCTTCGGCAATCACCTCATTACCTTTCATTAATCTTAGTTCTCCCATTATGTTAACGTTTCTTGAATGTTAGTTAAGCAATTTTGGCTCTATACACCGTAATACAACTGTCCGGACAAACCATAGCGCAGTTTGAGCAACCAGTGCAAGCCTCCGGATTCTCCATGTACGAATAATGATATCCCTTTCCGTTGACGTTGCGGTGCAAAGCCAGTGTCTGAGTAGGACATGCCACTACGCACAAATTACATCCTTTGCACGTGTCCACGTCAACTACTACCGCTCCTTTAACTTTAGCCATTCTAAATTGTTTTTTTGGTTATCGTTGATTCTTTGATTTTCTATATCATCTCACGACTCTTCTCCCGTTTCTCCCCTACCGGGAAATCGTGATAAAATTGTTCGAGTCTTTTTTCCAGGTCTGCAAACTGGTCACGTCCAACATGCGAAACACAGGCGCGCAAACCTTCTTTTGTACTTCCGGTGTTTCCTAATGTAATGGCGCTAACACCATAGAACAAGAGATTGTGAAGCAACTCTCCTCCGGTCATGCCGGGATAATCTATCGTAAAATAGAAACCGTCGCCTATCTCCTCGTCCATATCTTTATCATATACAATCCGGAATCCGTTTTTAAGGAACATCTCCTTCATGATGTGTGCCCGCTCACCGTATTCCTTCACGTCCTTCACAAAATCGAACTTGCCATCGTTAGCCGCTTTCAACATCGCAGCCAAAGCATACTGTGCTGAGTGCGACGTACCCGACGACAACGAGTAAAGCGCCCTGTGAACAATCGCTCCACCAAAAGTGTGCACATTCAATCGTGCTTCCAGGTTCGGATACTTTCTATGATAAAGTGCATCGGAAATAACCATGACACCAATGCGCTGACCGGCATATGAGAATACCTTCGAGCTCGAAATCAATAACACGTAGTTATCAGTATAATGTGCTACCGTGGGTTGATAAGGTGGTACACCCGGTTTCGACAAATCAGTCCGGAAATCCATGGCAAAATAGGCCAGGTCTTCCATCACTGTCACATCATATTTATTGGCCAACTCGCCGATGATTTGCAATTCAGCTTCCGTGAGGCAAATCCATGACGGGTTATTCGGGTTAGAGTATATAATGGAGTGGATATTTCCTTTCGAAAGGAATGACTCCAGTTTTTCGCGCAGTTTCTCACCGCGGTAATCGTAAACATCGAACGATTCGAACTTCTGTCCCATCACCAGGAACTGCTGTTTCTGAACCGGAAATCCCGGGTCAATAAACAATGCGGTATCGCGCTCTTTCCGGCAATTCCCGGCTACGAGAAAAGCTGCATATCCTCCCTGCATCGAACCAACGGTCGGAATGCATCCCAACGGGTCCACATCAATATCCATAAAGAGTTTCACAAAACGCGAAACCTCGTCTTTTAGTGGCTGAATTCCATCGATTCGGGGATAAATAGAAGCTACGTTGTTTTTTAGCGCTTCGATTTCCGCTTCAACACCAATATGGGCCGGAGGCAACCCCGGAATACCCATTTCCATACGAACATACCGATCGCCTGTTTTTGCTTCGATATTACTTACCAGTTGAACGATT
This Prolixibacter sp. NT017 DNA region includes the following protein-coding sequences:
- a CDS encoding YicC/YloC family endoribonuclease encodes the protein MMKSMTGYGKAECELPNKKITIEVKSLNSKQLDINTRIPGLYKEKDISIRKLISDILGRGKVEFSMYLESLGEESNATINGAVVRDYYQQLNSVRKELGIDESQSLLDIVMRLPDTVKVEREELDEEEWKQIIAKVKKALLNLDEFRIQEGDALYKDIEANIQNIQNLLPDVEPFEKERLNKVKERILDNLKELEASDSVDNNRLEQEMIYYLEKLDINEEKVRLANHCIYFLETMKLNEPVGKKLGFIAQEIGREINTMGSKANHAEIQKIVIQMKDSLERVKEQTLNVL
- the gmk gene encoding guanylate kinase; the protein is MKKGKLIIFSAPSGSGKTTIVKHLLTCPFDFDFSISATTRQPRNGETDGKDYYFLSVDEFKSKLEADEFLEWEEVYAGSYYGTLKSEVERIREKGHHVLFDVDVVGGTNIKKFYGDEALAVFVKPPSVEELEKRLVARSTDSPEVIAERVAKAKHELTYAKYFDYILVNDELQTAFKEAEETVRAFLEK
- the nadD gene encoding nicotinate (nicotinamide) nucleotide adenylyltransferase encodes the protein MKITLYFGSFNPIHKGHLAVAQKVLDEKMSDELWLVVSPQNPLKEEEALWPEADRLAMVQLAIEGKDGIKASDYEFHLPRPSYTYQTLLRLKQDFPQHSFNVLIGGDNLEAFDHWRDHRKILDEFGLIVYPRPGYENEELANHPNVTLLNAPLLDISSTEIRERLSQGLSLVPLVPKSVADYILSGNFS
- a CDS encoding outer membrane beta-barrel protein, encoding MKLLKTIAIALMVMGIGQSLSAQNFYLKARGGYGWGVSKDGYYVDLGQGKVTADGYQEQIYTSIGAGIPVGISAGYYLNDNIGAEVDFTYLIGKTVTVADYNVPNVIMQNIDVYTRQYRVAPTIIMSTGHSKKFSVYTKVGFVLPVGGYSMVNADVTQYMPNPADQTQMIPVEVNAEQKMYGKFSLGFKGVLGVEYKLNDKLSVFTEIEGVYLNIKRKKSEMTKYVVNGNDALSSYEPKVVNYKDKIQVDQSGNPVNANEALSTTSPYSKQGINLGFTYYF
- a CDS encoding FKBP-type peptidyl-prolyl cis-trans isomerase, with amino-acid sequence MKKKNKKQGGSSGQNRKTSEDFLEKNVKKPEINVTESGLQYEIIKEGEGTVPDPDGYVKVHQRAILVGGKILDDTYKNNEPMEFRLKDTIDGYQEGLMMMRTGSRYKLYIPPELAWGKRGSGGRIGPNAVVIFDVSLLECW
- a CDS encoding 2-oxoacid:acceptor oxidoreductase family protein encodes the protein MTEEIIIAGFGGQGVLSMGKILAYSGVMQDQEVTWFPSYGPEMRGGTANVSVIISDERISSPILHEFDTAIILNQQSLDKFEKQVKPGGVLLYDPNGIVHPPTRKDINVYKVEGARLAAEMGNPKTFNMIVMGAYLKVKPIFPMEKVEKGLEKSLPERHHKLIPLNLEAIGVGQKNMETVHTV
- a CDS encoding thiamine pyrophosphate-dependent enzyme, encoding MAEVAENIQNIIKPENLVYQKSPVLTDKVMHYCPGCSHGVVHKIIAEVIDEMGIQEDTIGVSPVGCSVFAYNYIDIDWHEAAHGRAPAVATGVKRVFPNKFVFSYQGDGDLAAIGTAETMHAVNRGENIVMVFINNAIYGMTGGQMAPTTMVGQVTATTPHGRNVDLNGYPLKITELIAQLPGAAYVTRQSVQTPAAVRKTQKAIRKAFEVQANKKGTAFVEVVATCNSGWKISPVESNEWMEEHMFPFYPLGDLKDGEKEDPEALKMNV
- a CDS encoding 3-methyl-2-oxobutanoate dehydrogenase subunit VorB; protein product: MGELRLMKGNEVIAEAAIRCGCDGYFGYPITPQSEVMETLMNRRPWDETGMVVLQAESEVASINMVYGAAGSGKKVMTSSSSPGISLMAEGISYLAGAELPCLIVNVQRGGPGLGTIQPSQADYFQATKGGGHGDYRLIVLAPASVQEMNDFVDLSFELAFKYRNPVMILSDGAIGQMMEKVELADYKPRWTDEEVKEISGSWAAIGKSPDREQNIITSLELESDKMERNNIRFQAKYQKIQENEVRFEAIDCDDADYVIVAFGSAARVCQKTVQLARAKGHKVGLLRPITLFPFPTEEIKKMAGRVNGFLSVEMNAGQMVEDVRLAVNGKVPVEYYGRMGGIIPSPDEVEKALEQKLIGG
- a CDS encoding ferredoxin family protein — encoded protein: MAKVKGAVVVDVDTCKGCNLCVVACPTQTLALHRNVNGKGYHYSYMENPEACTGCSNCAMVCPDSCITVYRAKIA
- a CDS encoding pyridoxal phosphate-dependent aminotransferase, with product MTDTPINREVVEQNIQALDVPDLGKASIREIVQLVSNIEAKTGDRYVRMEMGIPGLPPAHIGVEAEIEALKNNVASIYPRIDGIQPLKDEVSRFVKLFMDIDVDPLGCIPTVGSMQGGYAAFLVAGNCRKERDTALFIDPGFPVQKQQFLVMGQKFESFDVYDYRGEKLREKLESFLSKGNIHSIIYSNPNNPSWICLTEAELQIIGELANKYDVTVMEDLAYFAMDFRTDLSKPGVPPYQPTVAHYTDNYVLLISSSKVFSYAGQRIGVMVISDALYHRKYPNLEARLNVHTFGGAIVHRALYSLSSGTSHSAQYALAAMLKAANDGKFDFVKDVKEYGERAHIMKEMFLKNGFRIVYDKDMDEEIGDGFYFTIDYPGMTGGELLHNLLFYGVSAITLGNTGSTKEGLRACVSHVGRDQFADLEKRLEQFYHDFPVGEKREKSREMI